Proteins co-encoded in one Candidatus Dormiibacterota bacterium genomic window:
- a CDS encoding urate hydroxylase PuuD: MWLEPILRWIHLLAGVMWIGLLYYFNFVNVDAVKEATAAGEAAPIGKYVMPRALWWFRWSALVTWIAGCGLLSTVNAQGVNGFTGAFAFWQWGQHGAFTAIGIGAWLGTIMFLNVWAVIWPNQKKILGIVPATDAEKAKARRTAFLASRVNTVLSIPMLFFMATGPHALFQDPSATIYH, from the coding sequence ATGTGGCTCGAGCCGATTCTGCGCTGGATCCATCTCCTCGCAGGAGTCATGTGGATCGGTCTGCTCTACTACTTCAACTTCGTCAACGTCGACGCCGTGAAAGAGGCGACGGCGGCGGGTGAAGCCGCACCGATCGGAAAGTACGTCATGCCGCGTGCTCTCTGGTGGTTCCGCTGGTCCGCGCTCGTCACATGGATCGCCGGCTGCGGCCTGCTCAGTACCGTCAACGCGCAAGGCGTTAACGGCTTCACCGGTGCGTTCGCCTTCTGGCAATGGGGGCAGCATGGTGCCTTCACGGCAATCGGCATCGGCGCGTGGCTGGGGACCATCATGTTCCTGAACGTATGGGCCGTCATCTGGCCGAACCAAAAAAAGATCCTGGGCATCGTTCCCGCGACCGACGCCGAGAAGGCCAAGGCGCGCCGTACCGCTTTTCTCGCCTCTCGCGTGAACACGGTGCTTTCGATCCCGATGCTCTTCTTCATGGCAACTGGCC